The genomic stretch CGCGCCGGGCCCGTTGCCGATGCGGTGGAGCTGACGTTCACCTCGTCACTCTTCGACAGTGGTGAAGCCATCAACGTCGAGCTCCGCGGCGCTGACCTCGTGGCGCTCCGCGAGGCGGCTGAGCGGCTCAAGGCCAGGCTGGGTGAGTACCCCGGCGTGTTCGATATCGCGGACTCGTTCCGCGCGGGCAAGCGCGAGCTGACGCTGGCGATTCGGCCCGAAGCGGAGGCGCTCGGACTCTCGCTGACGGATCTGGGCCGGCAGGTGCGCCAAGGGTTTTACGGTGAGGAAGCGCAGCGCATTCAGCGAGGTCGTGACGAAGTGAAGGTGATGGTGCGCTATCCTCAGTCGGAGCGCCGGTCACTCGGTGATCTCGAGAACGCCCGCATCCGTACGCCGCAAGGCGACGAGGTGTCGTTCGGCCAGGTGGCGCTCGCCGATCACGGCCGGGGATATGACACCATCCAGCGAACGAACCGACACCGGGCCGTGAACGTCACGGCCGACGTCGACTTGAGCCGCGGGAATCCCAACGAGATCATCGCGAACCTCGACGCGAGCGTCCTCCCGCAGCTCATGGCCAGCTATCCGGGCATCCAGTATTCCTTCGAGGGGGAGCAGGAGCAGCAGCGGGAAACGCTCGGCGGACTGGGTCGCGGGTTCATCTTTGCGCTCCTCGTGATCTACGCGCTGCTGGCGGTTCCCCTGCGCTCGTACGCGCAGCCGCTGCTCATCATGTCGGCCATCCCCTTCGGCCTCGTTGGGTCGGTGGTTGGCCACGTCATGCTCGGCATGGAGCTCACGGTACTCTCGATGCTCGGCATGGTCGCGATGGCCGGCGTTGTCGTGAACAGCAGCCTCGTGCTCGTCGATTTCGCCAACCGGCGGATGCGCGAACAGGCGACGGCCGAGNNNNNNNNNNGGACTGACGCCGCTCATGCTGGAGCGGAGCCTGCAGGCGCAATTCCTCATTCCGATGGCCGTGTCGTTGGCCTTCGGCGTCGCCTTCTCCACGGTCGTCACGCTCATCCTGGTACCAGCGGGCTACCTGACCTTGTTCGACGTGCGGGAAGCGTTGGCGCGGCTCTTCTTCCGACAGCCGGCGACTACGGCGGAGCAGCAGGGCCCCGCCATCGAGCCGGAGCGCGTCTCCAGCACATGAGCGGGGGCGCTACATTCGATGGCGGGCCCCAATCCCAGAGGGCGCTTGTGTTGCCACCGCTGGCGTCCGTAGCGCAGGCCTTCAGGCCTGCCAACTGCGGGCCAGGCAGGCCTGAAGGCCTGCGCTACGAGTGTCAATTCAGTGGGCTTCCGCGGCAGGGATTCGCACGGCGCGCCATGCCGCCGGACTATCGCGCGCTGCGTCGGTCCAGAACGCGACGAAGCGGCCGTCCGACCAGATCACGAGCGGATGCGTCGCCGTGCGATTGGAATCCGAGAGTTGAATTGGCGAGTGCCAACTTGCGCCTTCGTCGTCGGACGTCGCCGCCCGGATGACTTGCTGACCAGCGCGTACGTCGTCCCAGACTGCTGCTAGGTGTGCAGCCGATCCTGCGATGTCGCCATGCTTGGCGCGAGCGGTGCCGAGACGTGCGGGCTTCGACCACGTCCGCCCGTCGTCGCGCGAGGCCAGGCGGTGCAAGCCTTCGCGACCTGCCTTCCCCGTCCACACGACCGCATGGAGACGTTCGGCGGTACCAACCCGTGTGCGAGCAAGCCCACCGCCAACATGCGGGCATGCTTCGATCGCCCAGCCGAAGTCCCCGACGGTGGCCCTGCGCGTCCAGGTGCGACCGCCGTCGGTCGTTGCGGCCAGCGCCATGTCGCGCGGACTTCTGTCGCGATACAGCACCGCAGATGATCCCGGAGAGAAGGCGACGGCCTTGTTCCAGCAGCACTCGCAGGTTCGTGAGTCGATGGACGCGTTGGCAGACCAGGTCTGACCGGCATCGCGCGAGAAGGCGGTGCGCAGGCCCTGCGCGCCGTTGCGGCTGTCCAGCCAGAACGCCTGGAACGCGCCAGTCTCGTCCGCGGCGAGCTCCAAGAATGAATGCCCGTCGTTCGAAGTGTCATCGGCCGGATTGGGTCCGAGCGTCCACGTACGCCCACCATCTCTCGACACCGCGGTCGCGAGCGGACCGGCTCCCCAAGCAGACGTGCCTGGTGTTGTCCAGAGCACGACGACGGTGTCGCCCGCGGCCGCGATTTGCGGGTCCATCCCTCGACGGTGGTCGACGATGCCGCGGCCTCGGCGATTGATCGTGGAGGGAGCGCTCCAAGTGGTGGCCCCGTCTCGCGATCGCACGTGCCGCAGCTCCTTGCCGCGCGGAGTCTCTTCGAAGAGCAGGAGGTCGACGATGGCGTCTTGCGCGAACACATCCATTGCGAGGACGCCGTGCCGCGCTTTCTCATGCGCGGCCTGACACCCGCCGCCGAACGCGGTGAGTCCGAGCCCGATGGCCATGAGGCCCAGAACCGACACGGCGATGGCGAGGATTACGCTGCGCGATATCTTCATGATGACGCTCCGCCAGACGGCCGCTGCGCGCTTCGGCAAGTCTAGCTGCGGTGCGCCATCATCCCCCTGCGACATGATGTCGCAGGGGGGAGTGGGCGAGGGGTACTCAAATCCCCTTGGCGTGCACTTCCGTCACGGCACCACGACGGCGACGAGGCCCTCGCTTCCGAGAGCCGTTGCGACTGGACCCGCGGCCGGCGGCTGCAGCTTCTGCAGGCCGGCGCGGTACGCGTGCAGGCTGTGCGCGCTGTCGAGATCGCCATCGACCTCGATCTCTTCCCCCACGTGGCGCCAGAGCGTCGCGATGGTCGGTAAGTGCGGCACGATATCCAGCTGATTGGTTACGCGAAAACAATCGCGGATGATCCGATTGAAGCTGCCGCGAAAGTTCGGCTTGCCGACGCGCGGTCCGCCAACGGTGAAGACGTCGACGAGCTGCCTTGCCAGGTTGATCATGATGTCGGGCGCGGCAAGGGTCGCCATCGCACCGCCTAGGCTGTGACCGACCAGCGTGACACGCGAGGTCGGAGGCTGGGCGCTCAACGTGTTGAAGATGCTGTTGCGGACGCTGCCGTACACTGCCTCGAACCCGAGGTGCACGAGCCCGAAGTCGGGCACGAAGTCGTAAGGATTCGGAATGGCCTTGAAGTTCTTCAGCCATTCATCGATGACGAGCGTTCCGCGGATCACGACGAGCAGGCTGCCGGTTGCGACCTCGCTCACGATGAGCCCGAACTTCTCGGGATTGACCATCTCCCGCATCATCACCTGGGCCTCGATCCCCGCCTGGGCTACGGCCCCTTCACCAGCCGCCATCTCGGCAAGGGCCATGACGTTGGCCTCGACCTGAGCCACTTCCTGATAGCCCGCCGGGAGCTCGACGGTTTCGTCTCGCGCGAGACGGTAGGCCTGTTCGAGGAGGGGGATGTAGGCGTTGATGGCCCGCGCGAGATCGAGACGGCTCGAGCGGACTTCGAGCTCGAACGTTTCGCTCATAGGGGATGTCCCATCCTATGCCTGTGGAGCCTGTACCAGACCGTTCCCGCGATGGGCGTCGGCGGTTCCTGGAGCGAAGCCGGAGCGCGTCGTGCTCGCGATGAGCCTGGCGATCACATTCTGTG from Luteitalea sp. encodes the following:
- a CDS encoding exo-alpha-sialidase, with product MSQGDDGAPQLDLPKRAAAVWRSVIMKISRSVILAIAVSVLGLMAIGLGLTAFGGGCQAAHEKARHGVLAMDVFAQDAIVDLLLFEETPRGKELRHVRSRDGATTWSAPSTINRRGRGIVDHRRGMDPQIAAAGDTVVVLWTTPGTSAWGAGPLATAVSRDGGRTWTLGPNPADDTSNDGHSFLELAADETGAFQAFWLDSRNGAQGLRTAFSRDAGQTWSANASIDSRTCECCWNKAVAFSPGSSAVLYRDRSPRDMALAATTDGGRTWTRRATVGDFGWAIEACPHVGGGLARTRVGTAERLHAVVWTGKAGREGLHRLASRDDGRTWSKPARLGTARAKHGDIAGSAAHLAAVWDDVRAGQQVIRAATSDDEGASWHSPIQLSDSNRTATHPLVIWSDGRFVAFWTDAARDSPAAWRAVRIPAAEAH